Proteins encoded by one window of Denticeps clupeoides unplaced genomic scaffold, fDenClu1.1, whole genome shotgun sequence:
- the LOC114771314 gene encoding host cell factor 1-like isoform X3 produces the protein MSSGTLAPGATGPFLQPRWKRVLGWSGPVPRPRHGHRAVAIKELMVVFGGGNEGIVDELHVYNTATNQWFIPAVRGDIPPGCAAYGFVCEGTRLLVFGGMVEYGKYSNDLYELQASRWEWKRLKPKAPKNGPPPCPRLGHSFSLVGNKCYLFGGLANDSEDPKNNIPRYLNDLYTLELRTGSSVVGWDIPITYGVLPPPRESHTAVVYTEKTTKKSRLVIYGGMSGCRLGDLWTLDIDTLTWNKPAVSGTAPLPRSLHSATTISNKMYVFGGWVPLVMDDVKVATHEKEWKCTNTLACLNLDSLAWESILMDTLEDNIPRARAGHCSVSINSRLYVWSGRDGYRKAWNNQVCCKDLWYLETERPAAPSRVQLVRANTNSLEVSWGVVTTADTYLLQLQKYDIPAATAATSPAPTPSLPASSPKSPVAATAAPTSTSMPLSGITLSQQIPSPTTSMPTSPLAAASPRGPAIVKVAAPHSTTGTSIVTVRQASPGGKSPVTVASLPAGVRMVVPAQSTQGTAIGGSTQMSGMAALAAAAAATQKIPPSATTLLNVPAGATMVKTMAVTSGSTSLPATVKVASPVMVSNPATRMLKTAAAQVGTSAISSPNTPTRPIITVHKSGTVTVAQQAQVVTTVVGGVTKTITLVKSPLTMGGSGTLLSSLGKVMSVVQTKPVQASAATGQASSSPVTQIIQTKGPLPAGTILKLVTSADGKPTTIITTTQAGGAGNKPTILNISSVSPTTPTKPGTTIIKTIPMSAIITQPGTTGQHGGVTSTTGMKSPITIITTKMVTPGTGTPGKIITAVPKLSAGAGQQGVTQVVLKGAPGQPGTILRTLPMGGVRLVSPGTVSAVNPTVTTLVVKGTTGVTTLGTVTGTVSTSLAGGSVPTANATLATPITTLGTIATLSSQVISPSSITVSAAQPNLTTASTMSLQPTQVTLITTPSGVEAQPVQDLPVSILASPTSEQPAGSDGGDSSANITLVCSNPPCETHDTGTTNTTTTASANMGMERVCSNPPCETHETGTTNTTTTSSSNIGVQRVCSNPPCETHETGTTNTTTTASANIGQVQQVCTNPPSETHETGTTNTATTASCNMGSTQMGTVPSNSESQTPAASSPSSSDPVSPSADAGGSTSPGVLRPENLRTGTTYTSTTARSNMGSDQTGTVQSCDKSKLSSGVSSTVIPICSNPPCETHETGTTNTPTQATSSMGVTQSGAVQPVWSNPPCETHETGTTNTSTQASSSMGTSQTGAVQQVCSNPPCETHETGTTNTPSTVTSNLTGAVQRVCSNPPCETHETGTTNTATTATSSLDTGDGAVQQSGDATQGDVGSAEVASSSAVDSTTITTQSRAITMVTQATPTPGPAVPEISSIAAPSSQEAEMSQEPEAMDQSTSEAVASSEEPMQTELSEATAVRVVSLDESAAAEASTLLEVHVAVEPQPGQGEQSEMDQGAEEPEAVGIAPQGTEALALPQELMSESQPTTTLMVTGLTPEELAVTAAAEAAAQAAATEEAQALAIQAVLQAAAQQAVLSEGDSARDCHQPTTIPIVLTQQELAALVQQQQQLQEAQAQAQANAAAAAAAAAVAEAAAALQLSAARPSALPTEGLAPADSLNDPASESNGHEMAAAVTASVARLLPCTSAETLAPSSTLAPSLPMVVTSPAKMQAATTLTEVANGIESSAGKQGTPPPVVKAPVKKENQWFDVGIVKVTNMVVTHYYVPADDSAVTDDDSGNTPDYSQMKKMELQPGTAYKFRVAGINACGRGTFSEVSAFKTCLPGFPGAPCAIKISKSPDGAHLTWEPPSVTSGKIIEYSVYLAIQSSQTTEAKASTPAQLAFMRVYCGPNPSCLVQSSSLSNAHIDYTTKPAIIFRIAARNEKGYGPATQVRWLQETSKDGSAAKPVLKRPVASPDMKGTGSKKARSDQ, from the exons ATGTCTTCTGGTACCTTGGCACCCGGGGCCACCGGGCCCTTTCTGCAGCCCAGATGGAAGCGGGTTTTGGGCTGGTCCGGCCCGGTCCCCCGGCCCCGACACGGTCACCGAGCCGTGGCAATAAAGGAATTAATGGTGGTCTTTGGCGGTGGAAACGAAGGGATCGTCGACGAACTGCACGTCTACAATACAG CCACAAACCAGTGGTTCATCCCGGCTGTGCGTGGAGATATCCCCCCCGGTTGTGCAGCCTATGGCTTCGTGTGTGAAGGCACTCGACTACTAGTCTTTGGTGGAATGGTGGAATATGGGAAATACAGCAATGATCTTTATGAGCTTCAG GCCAGCAGGTGGGAGTGGAAGCGGCTTAAGCCTAAAGCTCCTAAAAATGGTCCTCCTCCTTGTCCCAGACTTGGCCACAGTTTTTCTCTGGTCGGAAATAAGTGTTATTTGTTTGGAGGGCTTGCAAATGACAGCGAGGACCCAAAAAATAACATTCCCAG ATATCTAAATGACCTGTACACGCTTGAGCTGCGCACTGGCTCAAGTGTTGTTGGCTGGGACATACCCATTACCTATGGGGTGCTGCCGCCTCCCCGCGAAAGCCACACTGCTGTCGTTTACACagagaagaccacaaaaaaatctCGCCTTGTAATCTATGGTGGCATGAGTGGCTGCCGGTTAGGGGATCTGTGGACTTTAGATATTg ACACACTAACATGGAACAAGCCTGCTGTCAGCGGCACTGCCCCCCTTCCCCGCAGTCTACACTCAGCTACCACCATTAGTAACAA GATGTATGTGTTTGGTGGATGGGTGCCCCTGGTAATGGACGACGTGAAAGTGGCAACACACGAGAAGGAATGGAAGTGCACAAACACATTGGCCTGCTTAAATCTAG ATTCTTTGGCATGGGAATCCATTCTGATGGACACATTGGAGGACAACATCCCAAGGGCCAGGGCTGGACATTGTTCTGTTTCTATCAATTCAAGGCTCTATGTATGGAGCGGCAGAGATGGTTATCGCAAAGCATGGAACAACCAGGTCTGCTGCAAAGACCTCTGGTACCTGGAGACCG AGAGACCTGCGGCTCCATCCCGAGTTCAGCTCGTTCGTGCCAACACCAACTCCCTGGAAGTGAGCTGGGGTGTCGTTACCACGGCAGACACTtacctgctgcagctgcagaagTATGACATACCGGCAGCTACTGCTGCCACGTCCCCAGCCCCCACACCGTCGCTGCCTGCAAGCTCACCCAAGAGCCCAGTGGCAGCCACTGCTGCCCCCACTTCTACGAGTATGCCCTTATCTGGCATCACGCTGAGTCAGCAGATACCCTCACCCACCACATCCATGCCCACTAGCCCACTGGCTGCCGCCTCTCCCCGTGGACCAG ctATTGTGAAAGTTGCTGCACCACACTCAACCACTGGAACTTCCATTGTCACTGTGCGTCAAGCCAGCCCTGGGGGAAAGTCCCCAGTCACTGTTGCATCACTTCCTGCTGGGGTCCGTATGGTAGTTCCTGCGCAGAGCACCCAAGGGACT GCAATTGGCGGCAGCACACAGATGAGCGGCATGGCCGCTCTGGCTGCAGCTGCGGCCGCAACTCAGAAGATCCCACCCTCTGCGACTACTCTGCTTAATGTACCAGCAGGAGCTACCATGGTCAAGACCATGGCTGTCACTTCAGGATCCACCAGCCTGCCTGCAACTGTTAAAGTTGCATCACCAGTCATG GTGAGCAATCCAGCTACCCGCATGCTGAAGACTGCTGCTGCACAGGTTGGCACCTCTGCCATTTCTTCTCCCAACACACCTACACGGCCCATCATTACTGTGCACAAGTCTGGGACGGTGACTGTGGCGCAACAGGCTCAGGTTGTCACCACAGTGGTGGGTGGAGTCACCAAGACAATCACTCTGGTGAAAAGCCCGCTTACGATGGGAGGCAGTGGCACTCTG CTCTCCAGTCTTGGGAAGGTTATGTCTGTTGTTCAGACAAAGCCAGTACAAGCTTCTGCTGCAACAGGCCAAGCCAGTTCCAGTCCAGTCACACAGATTATTCAG ACAAAAGGCCCTCTCCCTGCTGGTACCATCCTTAAACTTGTGACATCTGCGGATGGCAAGCCCACAACAATTATCACAACTACGCAGGCTGGAGGCGCAGGCAACAAGCCCACAATTCTAAACATTAGCAGCGTGTCTCCCACCACGCCGACCAAGCCTGGCACCACAATCATAAAAACAATCCCCATGTCGGCCATCATCACTCAACCTGGAACAACAGGTCAGCATGGAG GTGTTACCAGCACAACTGGAATGAAGTCTCCAATTACCATAATCACCACCAAGATGGTGACCCCTGGTACTGGAACACCTGGCAAAATAATCACTGCAGTGCCCAAACTATCTGCTGGAGCCGGACAGCAGGGTGTAACCCAG GTGGTTCTGAAAGGAGCACCTGGACAGCCAGGTACCATTTTGCGAACGCTGCCCATGGGTGGTGTTCGCCTTGTTAGTCCAGGCACTGTGTCAGCAGTTAACCCAACCGTTACTACACTGGTTGTCAAAGGAaccacag GTGTAACAACTTTGGGAACTGTGACTGGCACCGTGTCGACGAGCCTTGCGGGAGGAAGTGTACCCACTGCTAACGCCACCCTGGCGACGCCCATCACTACTTTGGGCACCATTGCAACTCTGTCCAGTCAAGTGATCAGTCCATCCTCTATAACTGTGTCCGCAGCACAGCCTAACTTGACCACAGCCTCCACTATGTCTTTGCAG CCCACTCAGGTGACTCTAATCACCACACCCAGTGGGGTGGAGGCCCAGCCTGTGCAGGACCTGCCTGTTTCCATTCTGGCTTCACCCACTTCAGAACAACCTGCGGGGTCTGATGGAGGCGATTCCTCAGCTAATATTACTCTGGTTTGCTCCAACCCGCCCTGTGAGACTCATGATACTGgcaccacaaacaccaccaccacagcatCAGCAAATATGGGAATGGAGCGTGTGTGTTCCAACCCACCCTGTGAGACACACGAGACCGGCACGACCAACACCACAACCACTTCATCCTCAAATATTGGTGTGCAGCGTGTCTGCTCTAATCCACCCTGCGAGACTCATGAGACTGGCACGACCAACACCACCACAACTGCGTCAGCCAACATAGGCCAGGTACAGCAAGTATGCACCAACCCGCCCTCAGAGACGCACGAAACTGGCACAACCAACACTGCCACGACTGCCAGTTGCAACATGGGCTCCACGCAGATGGGCACAGTCCCCAGCAACTCAGAATCTCAGACGCCGGCGGCTTCCTCGCCTTCCTCCTCCGACCCGGTCTCTCCCTCTGCTGATGCTGGCGGCAGTACCAGCCCAGGAGTCCTACGACCCGAGAACCTGCGCACGGGTACAACATacacctccaccactgccaGATCCAACATGGGCTCGGACCAGACAGGCACTGTTCAAAGCTGCGACAAGAGCAAGTTGTCCAGCGGCGTCTCATCCACTGTGATTCCGATTTGCTCCAACCCTCCCTGCGAAACCCATGAGACGGGCACCACCAACACACCAACTCAGGCCACGTCAAGCATGGGCGTAACACAATCTGGGGCGGTGCAGCCAGTCTGGTCGAACCCCCCATGTGAGACCCATGAAACTGGAACCACCAATACTTCTACTCAGGCCTCCTCCAGCATGGGCACATCGCAGACGGGGGCAGTGCAGCAAGTGTGCTCGAACCCCCCGTGTGAGACGCACGAAACTGGAACCACCAACACACCTTCCACGGTTACCTCCAACCTCACAGGAGCTGTGCAAAGGGTGTGCTCCAACCCGCCCTGTGAGACCCATGAAACGGGAACCACCAACACAGCGACCACAGCCACCAGCAGCTTAGACACCGGCGACGGCGCAG TTCAGCAGAGTGGAGATGCAACGCAGGGTGATGTTGGTTCCGCTGAGGTCGCTTCCTCCTCCGCTGTCgactccaccaccatcactaCACAGAGCAGGGCCATCACCATGGTGACCCAGGCAACACCCACACCAGGACCAGCAGTACCT GAAATTTCCTCCATTGCGGCTCCATCCTCTCAGGAGGCTGAGATGAGCCAAGAGCCAGAGGCCATGGACCAGTCCACGTCTGAGGCCGTGGCATCCTCAGAGGAGCCTATGCAGACAGAACTCAGCGAGGCGACCGCAGTGAGGGTGGTATCCCTGGATGAGAGCGCTGCTGCCGAAGCTAGCACCTTGCTAGAGGTTCATGTCGCGGTTGAGCCGCAGCCCGGACAAGGAGAGCAATCTGAG ATGGATCAAGGAGCAGAAGAGCCGGAAGCTGTCGGCATTGCTCCCCAGGGCACCGAGGCCCTTGCATTACCTCAGGAGCTGATGTCAGAGAGTCAGCCCACCACCACATTGATGGTTACCGGGCTAACCCCAGAAGAGCTGGCAGTGACCGCAGCAGCAGAAGCGGCCGCTCAGGCCGCCGCCACGGAGGAAGCCCAAGCATTGGCCATTCAGGCAGTGTTGCAGGCTGCCGCCCAGCAAGCTGTTCTCA GTGAAGGAGACTCTGCTCGTGACTGCCATCAGCCCACCACCATACCCATAGTCCTGACTCAGCAGGAGTTGGCAGCCCTGgttcaacagcagcagcaactccAGGAGGCTCAGGCTCAGGCCCAGGcgaatgcagcagcagcagcagccgccgcggCCGTCGCCGAAGCGGCAGCAGCCTTGCAGCTGAGTGCCGCACGGCCATCCGCTTTGCCCACCGAGGGCCTGGCTCCTGCTGACAGCCTGAATGATCCGGCTTCTGAGAGCAATGGTCATGAAATGGCAGCAGCGGTCACCGCGTCTGTGGCCAGACTCCTCCCTTGTACTTCTGCAGAGA CCCTCGCCCCTTCAAGTACTCTGGCGCCATCACTGCCTATGGTTGTCACCAGCCCTGCCAAAATGCAGGCTGCTACCACTCTGACTGAAGTGGCCAACGGGATAGAATCTTCTGCTGGG AAACAGGGAACTCCACCCCCAGTCGTTAAAGCCCCAGTGAAAAAGGAAAACCAGTGGTTTGATGTTGGCATCGTGAAGGTGACTAACATGGTCGTTACACATTACTATGTGCCAGCAGATGATTCAGCAGTTACTGAC GATGACTCTGGGAACACTCCAGACTACAGCCAAATGAAGAAGATGGAACTGCAGCCTGGCACAGCTTACAAGTTCCGTGTGGCTGGCATCAATGCCTGTGGCCGTGGCACATTCTCTGAGGTCTCTGCCTTTAAGACCTGCCTCCCAGGCTTCCCTGGAGCTCCATGTGCTATTAAGATCAGCAAG AGCCCTGATGGTGCACATCTGACATGGGAACCTCCCTCGGTGACCTCTGGGAAGATCATTGAGTATTCCGTGTACCTGGCTATTCAAAGTTCCCAGACCACCGAGGCCAAAGCATCTACACCAGCCCAGCTGGCCTTCATGCGTGTTTACTGTGGGCCCAACCCCTCCTGTCTGGTGCAGTCCTCCAGCCTTTCCAACGCCCATATTGACTACACGACCAAGCCAGCCATCATTTTCCGCATTGCTGCACGTAACGAGAAGGGCTACGGCCCAGCCACACAGGTCCGGTGGCTCCAAG AAACCAGCAAAGATGGCTCTGCAGCTAAACCTGTACTGAAGCGACCAGTTGCCTCACCTGATAT GAAAGGCACTGGTTCAAAGAAGGCCAGATCAGACCAGTGA